One window of Stenotrophomonas indicatrix genomic DNA carries:
- a CDS encoding MBL fold metallo-hydrolase, whose amino-acid sequence MSVQVQSFFHRDSNTFSYLVSDPASGEAALIDPVLDYDPDTDASSESPVRAMLDAIAQQQLHVRWLLETHAHADHVSAGRRLKQRFPQATLAIGEGIRAVQATFAPRYGLQLPDEHAVFDHLFADGETFALGKLQGRIIAVPGHTSDSIAYLIDDAVFTGDSLFMPDGGTARCDFPGGDAAQLYRSIQRLLALPDATRVFVCHDYGPGGRDFANETTIGEQRAHNIHVHEGVAEAEFVSVRQARDATLAEPTLMQPAVKANIQGGA is encoded by the coding sequence ATGTCGGTCCAGGTGCAATCGTTCTTCCACCGTGACAGCAATACCTTCAGCTACCTGGTCAGCGACCCGGCCAGCGGCGAGGCAGCGCTGATCGACCCGGTACTGGATTACGACCCGGATACCGACGCCAGCAGCGAATCGCCGGTGCGCGCGATGCTCGATGCCATCGCGCAACAGCAGCTGCACGTGCGCTGGCTGCTGGAAACCCACGCCCATGCCGACCACGTGTCGGCGGGGCGGCGGCTCAAGCAACGATTCCCGCAGGCGACGTTGGCCATCGGCGAAGGCATCCGCGCGGTGCAGGCCACGTTCGCACCGCGCTATGGCCTGCAGCTGCCCGATGAACATGCGGTCTTCGATCACCTGTTCGCAGACGGCGAGACCTTCGCACTGGGTAAGTTGCAGGGGCGCATCATCGCCGTACCCGGCCACACCAGCGACAGCATCGCCTACCTGATCGACGACGCTGTCTTCACCGGCGATTCTCTGTTCATGCCCGATGGCGGCACCGCGCGCTGCGATTTCCCCGGCGGCGATGCCGCGCAGCTGTACCGCTCGATCCAGCGTCTGCTTGCCCTGCCCGACGCCACCCGCGTGTTCGTCTGCCACGACTACGGCCCGGGCGGACGCGATTTCGCCAACGAAACCACCATTGGCGAACAGCGCGCGCACAACATTCACGTGCATGAGGGCGTGGCCGAAGCCGAGTTCGTCAGCGTGCGGCAGGCGCGTGATGCGACGCTGGCAGAGCCAACGCTGATGCAGCCGGCGGTGAAGGCGAACATCCAAGGCGGAGCGTAG
- a CDS encoding TonB family protein produces MNELLDGLWRASLWLALGVILLATVRPLLLRLGGAGVVYRSWWLLPLLLVTLLIPLPQVALLQHVPTLPLKVVPEAVDSLPTASLQWPLVLLLVWALGTGTCLLRDLRAQRRFERGMGGLRPRADGSWQASADPGLPALVGLCRPRIVVGPDFDQQFTAQEQRLILQHERSHRRNGDHWANGLLLLMRAVFWFHPLLPWAARRFLRDQELACDARTIAPQPALRGLYASTLLKAQLVHPVAPAVCHWRSQPVLKERIAMLKQSKRKALPWVSGQVLVVGLCLGMGAVAWASQSGAMAVGPVAAVMDREIQVDKMPPPSYPKSAFEQSQTGGVVLRVDVDAHGAVSDVRVVSATNPGVFEAVSIAAARSWTYRPALKNGKPVAGAVRIPITFAMDENDEVTETTR; encoded by the coding sequence ATGAATGAGCTGCTCGACGGATTGTGGCGTGCCAGCCTGTGGCTGGCGCTGGGTGTAATCCTGCTGGCGACGGTGCGGCCGCTGCTGTTGCGGCTGGGCGGCGCTGGAGTGGTGTATCGCAGCTGGTGGCTGCTGCCGCTGCTGTTGGTCACGCTGTTGATTCCCCTGCCACAGGTCGCGCTATTGCAGCATGTGCCGACCTTGCCGCTGAAGGTCGTGCCGGAAGCCGTGGACAGCCTGCCAACGGCGTCGCTGCAATGGCCTTTGGTGCTGCTGCTGGTGTGGGCGCTGGGCACAGGCACCTGCCTGTTGCGCGACCTGCGTGCACAGCGCCGCTTCGAACGTGGCATGGGCGGCCTGCGGCCACGTGCCGATGGCAGCTGGCAGGCCAGCGCTGATCCCGGGCTGCCGGCACTGGTGGGCCTGTGCCGGCCACGCATCGTGGTCGGCCCGGATTTCGACCAGCAGTTCACCGCGCAGGAGCAGCGCCTGATCCTGCAACATGAGCGCAGCCATCGTCGCAATGGCGATCACTGGGCCAACGGCCTGCTGCTGCTGATGCGCGCGGTGTTCTGGTTCCACCCGCTGCTGCCCTGGGCCGCACGTCGTTTCCTGCGTGACCAGGAACTGGCCTGCGATGCCCGCACCATTGCCCCGCAGCCCGCGCTGCGCGGCCTGTACGCCAGCACGCTGCTGAAGGCGCAGCTGGTCCACCCGGTTGCGCCAGCGGTCTGCCACTGGCGCAGCCAACCTGTGTTGAAGGAGCGTATCGCCATGTTGAAGCAGTCCAAGCGGAAGGCATTGCCGTGGGTGTCGGGTCAGGTGCTGGTGGTTGGGTTGTGCCTGGGGATGGGAGCGGTGGCGTGGGCGAGCCAGAGTGGCGCAATGGCGGTCGGCCCAGTGGCGGCTGTCATGGATCGCGAGATCCAAGTCGACAAGATGCCCCCGCCGAGCTACCCGAAGAGCGCGTTCGAACAGAGCCAGACAGGCGGGGTGGTGCTCCGGGTCGACGTTGATGCGCACGGTGCTGTCAGCGATGTGCGTGTAGTGAGCGCCACCAATCCGGGCGTGTTCGAAGCGGTGTCGATTGCAGCAGCGCGAAGCTGGACCTACCGCCCGGCGTTGAAGAATGGCAAGCCGGTGGCGGGCGCCGTACGCATTCCGATCACCTTCGCCATGGATGAGAACGATGAAGTAACGGAGACCACCAGGTGA
- a CDS encoding BlaI/MecI/CopY family transcriptional regulator: protein MTPISEAEAVVMEVLWQQAPRTADEVVAALAHRDWAEPTIKTLLNRLLTKGALAAERDGRRYLYRPLLQRQAWVETQSQDFIGRVFEGRVAPLVAHFSERGQLSAQDIAELKKLIQELDDE from the coding sequence ATGACGCCTATCAGCGAAGCCGAGGCCGTAGTGATGGAGGTGCTGTGGCAGCAGGCACCGCGTACCGCCGATGAGGTCGTGGCCGCTCTGGCCCACCGCGACTGGGCCGAGCCGACCATCAAGACCCTGCTCAACCGGCTGCTGACCAAGGGCGCGCTCGCCGCCGAGCGCGACGGCCGGCGCTATCTGTACCGGCCGCTGCTGCAGCGCCAGGCATGGGTCGAGACGCAGAGCCAGGACTTCATTGGTCGTGTGTTTGAAGGCCGTGTGGCGCCGCTGGTGGCGCATTTCAGCGAGCGCGGCCAGCTCAGCGCACAGGACATCGCCGAACTGAAGAAGCTGATCCAGGAGCTGGACGATGAATGA
- a CDS encoding flavin reductase family protein: MKPLRKRDFPVEQARRFLEPGPIVLVSTAWRGQRNLMTMGWHMVMGFSPSLVATYLWNENHSFGLARGSGECVINVPGVELLDTVVDIGNCSGRDVDKFERFGLEAVPARDVGAPLVGQCHSSFECRLHDDSQVESSNLFIWEIVRAHVAPRPKLPRTVHYRGDGRFMVAGAEVSRRRRFKPDML; this comes from the coding sequence ATGAAACCCTTGCGCAAACGTGATTTCCCGGTCGAGCAGGCCCGGCGCTTCCTCGAGCCCGGCCCCATCGTGCTGGTCAGCACCGCCTGGCGTGGCCAGCGCAACCTGATGACGATGGGCTGGCACATGGTGATGGGCTTCTCGCCCTCGCTGGTGGCCACCTACCTGTGGAACGAGAACCACAGCTTCGGCCTGGCCCGTGGCAGCGGCGAGTGCGTGATCAACGTGCCGGGGGTCGAACTGCTGGACACCGTGGTCGACATCGGCAACTGCAGCGGCCGCGACGTGGACAAGTTCGAACGGTTCGGCCTGGAGGCGGTGCCGGCGCGGGACGTGGGGGCACCGCTGGTGGGCCAGTGCCATTCCAGTTTCGAGTGCCGCCTGCATGACGACAGCCAGGTCGAATCGAGCAACCTGTTCATCTGGGAAATCGTGCGCGCCCATGTTGCGCCTCGCCCAAAGCTGCCACGGACCGTGCACTATCGCGGCGATGGCCGGTTCATGGTGGCCGGTGCCGAAGTCTCGCGTCGACGGCGGTTCAAGCCCGACATGCTGTAA
- a CDS encoding acetyl-CoA hydrolase/transferase C-terminal domain-containing protein has product MTEHLTDLDAAVDWLFARVDGPLRIGAPLALGKPHRLLNALYARVEQDPSRPLQLYTALSLNPPQAKGDGLEARFMAPFAARHFGEDFPRLAYADAIARDALPAHVQVEEFYMQSGALLGSRQAQSSYTSLNYTHAADAVAQRAPQVIVQKVAMRPDDRRLSLSCNNDITQDTLDAMTARGLPRPLLVAEIDPQLPYLGGTATVDVSFFDLVITPPPPYPALFGLPRQPVADADYAIGLYASTLVRDGGTLQIGIGTLADALSHALVLRHTDNARYRRVLDALDPQLASHPLVQEIGGLEPFEIGLYGCSEMLNEGFRRLVQTGVIKRKVHDDLALMQRIENGSTLSIDHATLAAEGEYLHGAFYLGSSEFYEWLRTLPEDECGAIGMRRISEINQLYGGNEILERLQRRHARFFNSCMMATALGAAVSDALEDGRVVSGVGGQYNFVAMAHALPEARSVLMFRAARDDRGQRDSNVRWNYGHTTIPRHLRDIYLNEYGIADVRGLTDDDCVHAMAAITEAPFQGALLQQAFAARKVAAAAQPDAQRQLRNTPQALAAALAPFRNDGTLPDYPLGSDFTEIEQVLVKALGWLKANTQTRGSKLRTVWDALWQPAGDGDAVYLQRMELQSPKDFGERLNARLLRLALARTA; this is encoded by the coding sequence ATGACCGAACACCTCACCGACCTCGACGCCGCCGTTGACTGGCTGTTTGCGCGCGTGGATGGGCCGCTGCGGATCGGTGCGCCGCTGGCGCTGGGTAAACCACACCGCCTGCTCAACGCCCTGTATGCGCGCGTCGAACAGGACCCGTCGCGGCCGCTGCAGCTGTATACCGCGCTGTCACTAAACCCGCCGCAGGCAAAGGGAGATGGGCTGGAAGCACGCTTCATGGCGCCGTTCGCGGCCCGCCATTTCGGTGAAGACTTCCCGCGCCTGGCCTATGCCGACGCAATCGCGCGCGATGCATTGCCAGCGCATGTGCAGGTAGAAGAGTTCTACATGCAGTCCGGTGCCCTGCTCGGCTCGCGGCAGGCGCAGTCCAGCTACACCAGCCTCAACTATACCCACGCTGCCGATGCGGTCGCCCAGCGCGCACCGCAGGTGATCGTGCAGAAAGTAGCGATGCGCCCGGACGACCGGCGCCTTTCGCTGTCGTGCAACAACGACATCACCCAGGACACGCTGGACGCGATGACGGCACGTGGCCTGCCGCGCCCGCTGCTGGTCGCCGAGATCGATCCGCAGCTGCCGTATCTGGGCGGCACGGCCACGGTCGACGTGTCCTTCTTCGATCTGGTCATCACCCCGCCCCCACCGTATCCGGCATTGTTCGGGCTGCCACGGCAGCCGGTGGCCGACGCCGACTACGCCATCGGCCTGTATGCCAGCACCCTGGTGCGCGACGGCGGCACGCTGCAGATCGGCATCGGCACCCTGGCCGATGCACTCAGCCATGCACTGGTACTGCGCCACACCGACAACGCGCGCTACCGGCGCGTGTTGGACGCGCTGGACCCGCAACTGGCCAGCCATCCGCTGGTGCAGGAGATCGGCGGGCTGGAGCCGTTCGAGATCGGCCTGTACGGCTGCAGCGAAATGCTCAACGAGGGCTTCCGCCGCCTGGTGCAGACCGGCGTGATCAAGCGCAAGGTGCATGATGACCTGGCGCTGATGCAGCGCATCGAGAACGGCAGCACGCTGTCGATCGACCACGCCACACTGGCCGCCGAAGGCGAATACCTGCACGGCGCGTTCTATCTGGGCTCATCCGAATTCTACGAATGGCTGCGCACCCTGCCCGAGGACGAATGCGGGGCGATCGGCATGCGCCGCATCAGCGAGATCAACCAGCTGTACGGCGGCAACGAAATACTGGAACGCCTGCAGCGCCGGCACGCACGCTTCTTCAATTCCTGCATGATGGCCACCGCACTGGGCGCAGCGGTGTCCGATGCACTGGAAGACGGACGCGTGGTCTCTGGTGTGGGCGGCCAATACAACTTCGTGGCGATGGCACATGCGCTGCCCGAAGCGCGCAGTGTGTTGATGTTCCGCGCCGCCCGCGATGATCGTGGCCAGCGCGACTCCAATGTGCGCTGGAACTACGGTCACACGACCATTCCGCGCCACCTGCGTGACATCTATCTCAACGAGTACGGCATCGCCGATGTGCGCGGCCTGACCGACGACGACTGCGTGCACGCGATGGCGGCAATTACCGAAGCGCCGTTCCAGGGCGCGCTGCTGCAGCAGGCCTTCGCGGCGCGCAAGGTGGCAGCAGCGGCACAACCCGATGCGCAGCGGCAGCTGCGCAATACACCGCAGGCACTGGCGGCGGCGCTGGCGCCGTTCCGCAACGATGGCACCCTGCCCGACTACCCGTTGGGCAGCGACTTCACCGAGATCGAACAGGTGCTGGTGAAGGCACTGGGCTGGCTGAAGGCGAACACGCAGACGCGCGGCAGCAAGCTGCGTACCGTGTGGGACGCGCTGTGGCAGCCTGCAGGTGATGGTGACGCGGTGTATCTGCAGCGGATGGAACTGCAGTCGCCCAAGGACTTCGGCGAACGGCTCAATGCACGGTTGTTGAGGCTAGCCCTGGCGCGTACCGCGTAG
- a CDS encoding NADAR family protein: MNDDSRFLHDLQRRQADGEHLRYLCFWGHQPPRMGVAASCFSQWYDAGFNIDGVHYPTAEHFMMAGKARLFGATDILEQVLASRTPDKVKALGRKIDGFDEALWAQARYALVVEGNRAKFSQNAALGDFLRATADQVLVEASPVDFIWGIGLAKDHADAHNPAQWRGLNLLGFALMEVRDAM; encoded by the coding sequence ATGAACGACGATTCCCGTTTCCTGCATGACCTGCAACGCCGCCAAGCCGATGGCGAGCACCTGCGTTATCTGTGCTTCTGGGGCCACCAGCCGCCGCGCATGGGGGTGGCGGCGTCATGTTTCAGCCAGTGGTACGACGCAGGTTTCAACATCGACGGCGTGCACTACCCCACTGCCGAGCACTTCATGATGGCCGGCAAAGCGCGACTGTTTGGTGCCACCGACATCCTCGAACAGGTTCTCGCCAGCCGCACGCCTGACAAGGTGAAAGCGCTGGGCCGGAAGATCGACGGCTTCGACGAGGCTCTATGGGCGCAGGCGCGCTACGCCCTGGTGGTCGAAGGCAATCGGGCCAAGTTCTCGCAGAATGCGGCGCTGGGCGATTTCCTGCGCGCCACGGCAGACCAGGTTCTGGTGGAAGCCAGTCCGGTGGATTTTATCTGGGGAATCGGCCTGGCCAAGGATCACGCCGACGCACACAACCCGGCGCAGTGGCGCGGATTGAATCTTTTGGGGTTTGCGCTGATGGAAGTGCGGGACGCGATGTAA
- the tkt gene encoding transketolase: protein MTQPTRRQLANAIRFLAADAVETAKSGHPGMPMGMADIAEVLWNDYHRHNPNNPQWFNRDRFVLSNGHGSMLQYALLHLSGYDLPIEQLKAFRQLGSHTAGHPERHETPGVETTTGPLGQGFANAVGFALAEKLLAQRFNRPELEIVDHRTWVFMGDGCLMEGISHEAASLAGTWGLHKLVCFWDDNHISIDGNTEGWFTDNTPERFEAYGWNVVRGVDGHDPESIKAAIEAALSQDGKPTLICCRTTIGFGSPNKAGKESSHGAPLGKDELEATRKALDWNYGPFEIPEEIYAGWRAGGTGTLRQAEWEQQFDKYAAQYPAEAAELTRRSHGDLPADFVAKADAYIAQVAAEGQTIASRKASQLAIEAFAPLLPEIVGGSADLAHSNLTLWKGSTSVATDDANANYVYYGVREFGMTAIANGLALHGGFIPFDATFLVFSDYARNAVRMSALIPAHAIHVYTHDSIGLGEDGPTHQPVEHLASLRYIPNNDVWRPCDAVESAVSWKAAITRQDGPSCLVFSRQNLPHQPRDAEQIAQIERGGYVLADAAGTPDVILIATGSEVSLATEAKAQLDAAGLKTRVVSMPSTDVFLRQDAAYRESVLPNAVRKRVAIEAGITGFWRQFVGLDGAVIGIDTFGASAPADKLYQHFGITTAHVVEAAKAL from the coding sequence ATGACGCAGCCTACCCGTCGCCAGTTGGCCAACGCCATCCGCTTCCTCGCCGCCGATGCGGTTGAAACCGCAAAGTCCGGCCACCCCGGCATGCCCATGGGCATGGCCGACATCGCCGAAGTCCTCTGGAACGACTACCACCGTCACAACCCGAACAACCCGCAGTGGTTCAACCGCGACCGCTTCGTGCTGTCCAATGGCCACGGATCGATGCTGCAGTACGCGCTGCTGCACCTGAGCGGCTATGACCTGCCGATCGAGCAGCTGAAGGCGTTCCGCCAGCTGGGCAGCCACACCGCTGGCCATCCGGAGCGTCATGAGACCCCGGGCGTGGAGACCACCACTGGTCCGCTGGGCCAGGGTTTCGCCAATGCGGTCGGTTTTGCCTTGGCCGAGAAGCTGCTGGCACAGCGCTTCAACCGCCCGGAGCTGGAAATCGTCGATCACCGTACCTGGGTGTTCATGGGTGACGGCTGCCTGATGGAAGGCATTTCCCACGAAGCCGCCTCGCTGGCCGGCACCTGGGGCCTGCACAAGCTGGTCTGCTTCTGGGATGACAACCACATCTCCATCGACGGCAACACCGAAGGCTGGTTCACCGACAACACCCCGGAGCGTTTCGAGGCCTATGGCTGGAACGTGGTCCGGGGCGTCGATGGCCACGATCCGGAGAGCATCAAGGCCGCTATCGAAGCGGCCCTGTCGCAGGACGGCAAGCCGACCCTGATCTGCTGCCGCACCACGATCGGTTTTGGTTCGCCGAACAAGGCCGGCAAGGAATCCAGCCACGGCGCACCGCTGGGCAAGGACGAACTGGAAGCCACCCGCAAGGCGCTGGATTGGAACTACGGCCCGTTCGAGATTCCGGAAGAGATCTACGCCGGCTGGCGTGCTGGCGGTACCGGCACCCTGCGTCAGGCCGAGTGGGAGCAGCAGTTCGACAAGTACGCTGCGCAGTACCCGGCCGAAGCCGCTGAACTGACCCGTCGCTCGCACGGCGATCTGCCGGCCGACTTCGTCGCCAAGGCTGACGCCTACATCGCCCAGGTTGCCGCCGAAGGCCAGACCATCGCCTCGCGCAAGGCGTCGCAGCTGGCCATCGAGGCGTTCGCACCGCTGCTGCCGGAAATCGTTGGCGGTTCGGCCGATCTGGCGCACTCGAACCTGACTCTGTGGAAGGGCAGCACGTCCGTCGCTACCGACGATGCCAATGCCAACTACGTGTACTACGGTGTGCGCGAGTTCGGCATGACCGCGATCGCCAATGGCCTGGCCCTGCACGGTGGTTTCATTCCGTTCGATGCCACCTTCCTGGTGTTCAGCGACTACGCCCGCAATGCCGTGCGCATGAGCGCGCTGATCCCGGCCCACGCCATCCACGTCTACACCCACGACTCGATCGGCCTGGGCGAAGACGGCCCGACCCACCAGCCGGTTGAGCATCTGGCCTCGCTGCGTTACATCCCGAACAACGACGTGTGGCGTCCGTGCGACGCGGTCGAGTCGGCCGTGAGCTGGAAGGCTGCGATCACCCGCCAGGACGGCCCGAGCTGCCTGGTGTTCAGCCGCCAGAACCTGCCGCACCAGCCGCGCGACGCCGAGCAGATCGCACAGATCGAGCGCGGCGGCTATGTGCTGGCCGATGCTGCGGGCACCCCGGACGTGATCCTGATCGCGACCGGTTCGGAAGTCTCGCTGGCGACCGAAGCGAAGGCGCAGCTGGATGCGGCCGGCCTGAAGACCCGTGTGGTCTCGATGCCGTCCACCGATGTGTTCCTGCGCCAGGATGCGGCCTACCGCGAATCGGTGCTGCCGAACGCCGTGCGCAAGCGCGTGGCGATCGAAGCTGGCATCACCGGCTTCTGGCGCCAGTTCGTCGGCCTGGACGGTGCCGTGATCGGTATCGACACCTTCGGTGCCTCGGCCCCGGCCGACAAGCTGTACCAGCACTTCGGCATCACCACCGCGCACGTGGTGGAAGCAGCCAAGGCGCTGTAA
- a CDS encoding dicarboxylate/amino acid:cation symporter, whose protein sequence is MTAAAADKKKLPLHWKMGIGFAIGLVLGLIVHALGGSVDGLQTGAKWVMDYVTTPASGLFLNLIFMLIVPLIFSALIMGVSEMGDIRALGRIGWKTLAYTVLLSGIAVGIGLVLVNLLKPGAGVDPQVAALMLSENAERSKEIVAGIHGTPKGMDMLLSIVPSNVLQAASDNGAILSLMFFALMFGIGMVLTDEAKVAPLRRAIEGVFEISMTLINLVIRLAPYAVACFMFNLAALFGFDLIIRLGAYVGVVVLALGLHMVVTYGTAVWLSGRSPLAFFRQTQEATVMAFSTASSNATLPTALRVADQMGLPQRVSRFVLTVGATANQNGTALFEGVTVIFLAQFFGVDLSIGQQVMVMAVCILGGIGTAGVPSGSLPVVAMICAMVGVNPLGIGLILGVNHFLDMCRTALNVTGDLALTTLVAKGEAPDTPAEAAAAAARLDN, encoded by the coding sequence ATGACAGCAGCTGCTGCCGACAAGAAGAAGTTGCCCTTGCATTGGAAGATGGGCATCGGCTTTGCGATCGGCCTGGTCCTGGGACTGATCGTGCATGCCCTGGGCGGCAGCGTGGATGGCCTGCAGACCGGTGCCAAGTGGGTAATGGACTACGTCACCACCCCGGCCTCGGGCCTGTTCCTCAACCTGATCTTCATGCTGATCGTGCCGCTGATCTTCTCGGCGCTGATCATGGGCGTGTCGGAGATGGGCGACATCCGTGCCCTTGGCCGCATCGGCTGGAAGACGTTGGCCTACACCGTGCTGCTGTCCGGCATCGCAGTGGGTATCGGCCTGGTGCTGGTCAACCTGCTCAAGCCCGGTGCCGGCGTCGACCCGCAGGTGGCCGCGCTGATGCTGTCGGAGAATGCCGAGCGCAGCAAGGAAATCGTTGCTGGCATCCATGGCACGCCGAAGGGCATGGATATGCTGCTGTCGATCGTGCCGAGCAACGTGCTGCAGGCCGCCTCCGACAATGGCGCGATCCTGTCGCTGATGTTCTTCGCGCTGATGTTCGGTATCGGCATGGTGCTGACCGACGAGGCGAAGGTGGCCCCTCTGCGCCGCGCCATCGAAGGCGTGTTCGAAATCTCGATGACCCTGATCAACCTGGTCATCCGCCTGGCGCCGTATGCCGTGGCCTGCTTCATGTTCAACCTGGCCGCGCTGTTCGGCTTCGACCTGATCATCCGCCTGGGGGCCTACGTAGGCGTGGTGGTGCTGGCGTTGGGCCTGCACATGGTGGTGACCTACGGCACCGCAGTGTGGCTGTCGGGACGCTCGCCGCTGGCGTTCTTCCGCCAGACCCAGGAGGCCACGGTGATGGCCTTCTCCACTGCCTCCAGCAATGCCACCCTGCCGACCGCACTGCGCGTGGCCGACCAGATGGGCCTGCCGCAGCGCGTGTCGCGCTTCGTGCTGACCGTGGGCGCCACTGCCAACCAGAACGGCACGGCGCTGTTCGAGGGCGTGACGGTGATCTTCCTGGCCCAGTTCTTCGGTGTCGACCTGAGCATCGGCCAGCAGGTCATGGTGATGGCGGTCTGCATCCTCGGTGGCATCGGTACGGCCGGTGTGCCGTCCGGCTCGCTGCCGGTGGTGGCGATGATCTGTGCGATGGTCGGCGTCAATCCGCTGGGCATCGGCCTGATCCTGGGCGTGAACCACTTCCTGGACATGTGCCGCACCGCGCTGAACGTGACCGGCGACCTGGCCCTGACCACCCTGGTGGCCAAGGGTGAAGCGCCGGACACTCCGGCCGAGGCCGCTGCCGCCGCGGCCCGTCTGGACAACTGA
- a CDS encoding BatD family protein, whose product MTGMASRQFRWPLPVLAMLLLWLPMVAMAQTRAWLEQDSIAAGDAVTLHIETDQGAPDYAPLNADFVLSAQSSSRQVQWSNGGVQQRNLYTVALTPRRTGTLQVPSLQVGSARTVPLPLQVSDAAVATPQSNATAFIETEVDDPTPYVQQSVGVVVRLYFASQLASGELVLDTPSGASLQRVGEDRSDVRQVNGRRYNVVERRFLLIPERSGALRLPGARFTGRSAGGFFDDFFGSGGDGRMNAVGAERTLQVQAQPAQAVQPWLPLHSLQLRYTAAPSSARTGEAATVMVEAIANGATRAQFTDLPVPDLGDAAQVFAEPAQYEETFNGSTPRLKITRRYSIVPRQVGSLRVPGPRVAWWNVDNGSAQQASLPDLELAVAAGRAGAPVAQPIDTDSALPGTAAPAAASSLAPTAAGTRPWPWMAAAAGLALLWLLTLAWGWRRGRHAVAHARTVPRPGAIAPAPSSRASVAELRRAIDGEGFDQVEALLCSMAGVKRLEQVIERLADPAQQQTLQALQQARWGGMGDVTALRARLRESFRDGPHWSAASSAVDTGLPPLYPPRQP is encoded by the coding sequence ATGACAGGCATGGCGAGCAGGCAATTCCGGTGGCCTTTGCCTGTGCTGGCGATGCTGCTGCTGTGGCTGCCGATGGTGGCCATGGCGCAGACGCGTGCCTGGCTGGAACAGGACAGCATCGCTGCCGGTGATGCGGTCACCCTGCACATCGAGACCGACCAAGGTGCACCGGACTATGCACCGTTGAATGCCGATTTCGTGCTCAGTGCGCAGAGCAGCAGTCGTCAGGTGCAGTGGAGCAACGGCGGCGTCCAGCAGCGCAACCTCTATACCGTTGCATTGACACCGCGCCGCACCGGTACGCTGCAGGTGCCCTCGTTGCAGGTGGGCAGTGCACGCACGGTGCCTTTGCCACTGCAGGTAAGCGATGCGGCGGTGGCCACCCCGCAGAGCAATGCCACCGCCTTCATCGAAACCGAGGTGGATGACCCGACACCCTACGTGCAGCAGAGCGTGGGCGTGGTGGTGCGGCTGTACTTCGCCTCGCAGCTGGCGTCGGGCGAACTGGTGCTCGACACACCCAGTGGCGCTTCGCTGCAGCGGGTGGGGGAGGATCGCAGCGACGTGCGCCAGGTCAACGGCCGTCGCTACAACGTGGTCGAACGTCGCTTCCTGCTGATCCCCGAGCGCAGCGGGGCGTTGCGCCTGCCTGGCGCGCGCTTCACCGGCCGTAGTGCAGGTGGCTTCTTCGATGACTTCTTCGGGAGCGGTGGCGATGGCCGCATGAATGCCGTCGGTGCCGAACGCACGTTGCAGGTGCAGGCGCAACCGGCGCAGGCCGTGCAGCCGTGGCTGCCCCTGCACAGCCTGCAGTTGCGCTACACCGCTGCACCCAGCAGTGCGCGCACGGGCGAAGCGGCCACCGTGATGGTCGAAGCGATCGCCAACGGCGCCACCCGGGCCCAGTTCACCGATCTGCCCGTGCCCGACCTCGGCGACGCCGCACAGGTGTTCGCCGAACCTGCGCAGTACGAGGAGACCTTCAACGGCAGCACGCCACGCCTGAAGATCACCCGTCGCTACTCGATCGTGCCGCGGCAGGTTGGATCGCTGCGTGTGCCCGGGCCGCGGGTGGCCTGGTGGAACGTGGACAACGGCAGTGCCCAGCAGGCCAGCCTGCCGGACCTGGAACTGGCCGTGGCCGCAGGCCGGGCCGGCGCGCCCGTGGCACAACCGATCGATACCGATTCCGCGCTGCCGGGCACCGCCGCACCTGCCGCTGCATCCTCTCTTGCACCGACCGCAGCCGGCACCCGGCCGTGGCCGTGGATGGCCGCCGCCGCAGGGCTGGCGCTGCTGTGGCTGTTGACCCTGGCATGGGGATGGCGACGTGGGCGCCATGCGGTCGCCCATGCCCGTACCGTTCCCCGCCCTGGGGCCATTGCACCTGCGCCGTCGTCGCGTGCCAGCGTGGCCGAGCTGCGCCGGGCCATCGATGGCGAAGGTTTCGACCAGGTGGAGGCACTGCTGTGTTCGATGGCGGGCGTGAAGCGCCTGGAACAGGTGATCGAGAGGTTGGCCGATCCGGCCCAGCAGCAGACCTTGCAGGCGTTGCAGCAGGCGCGCTGGGGCGGGATGGGCGATGTCACCGCGCTGCGGGCCCGTCTGCGCGAAAGCTTCCGTGACGGACCGCACTGGTCGGCCGCCAGCAGTGCCGTCGACACTGGGCTGCCGCCGCTGTATCCGCCGCGGCAACCCTGA